ACTACCAGTTGCTAGGCGTCCCAATGGATGCGAATCTGGCTCAGATCAAGAAGGCCTATCGGAAGTTGGCACTTGAACTTCATCCAGATAAAAATAATAGTGATGAGGCTTTAGAGATGTTCAAGCGGGTTAGCGATGGTTACCAGGTTCTATCCGATGCAGAATTGAGACGGGAATATGATAAAAGCTTACAAAAGACAACAGTTAATGTCAATCCATTCAATAGCACTTCGATGTTTTATCATAATTTTACCCAGGCCAGAAATCAACGGCAGAACGGTAATCCTGCTTCCACCTATTACGATCCGTATGAACgatattttcaaagaaacaacCCAACTCCAGATTTTCCTTTTGCCAGAAAGACGAGGAGTAGCACTCACGCTGATAACGATAATCCATCGTCAAATAAGGAGAACATTAGGAAAGCGAAACACTCCGAACAAGCTAAATCTTTTAGCCACAGGACACCACCAAGAGAGGAGCCTGAGATTATCGATCTATCGGTAGATGAAGATGCCTATAATATAAACACAGAACAACCAGAACGTAGAAGCGAAACACCGGAAAGTAACAAACCAAAAGTGTCAAATAATGTCAAACAGGAATTCTTTGCCAAGCCCAACAATACTAATAACGAATCAACAGAGGATTCTGAATTTACGAGGAGGTCCAAAGAAGAGCCTGAAGATACTACTCCACGAAGAAAGTCGACGCATGACTTCTACCAGGGAACTAAAGATGATCCTATATACGTAGAAACTAAACAACAGCAGCCGCAAGAATTCACTTTTTCAGACATCctcaatgttttcaaatcttcacTACATAATGACAATTCCAGCTCTACAAAGACTCCGTCATCATCACCAATGGGCAAAAACTATAGTAAAAGGCCGACTAGGGGTCACTATGAAAAGGCTAAAACTCCTGGTAGTAAGATATCGAGGActcaacttgaagaagaaatttcaTTTGAGCATCCCCatccttcaaaaacttccaaatttGACAAATTTAATATGCATACCTTGAATGCTGAGCTGAATAGTAATGATACTTCAATGCGGTCAGATTTTGAGTCGAATGAAGATTTCTCACATATGCAAATGGATGATTTAGATgagaaacttgaagaaatccaaGTCCCATCCCCTAAAAGAAAGGCTAAAAATCCCAAACAATTTGGAAATCTAGATCTCTTAGATTTACATGCATCACCCCgtatttttgattttcagtGCCCTAGTCCTGTTCAGATACCCAAGAGGCCTCAGAACATATACTCAATTGATGAGTGGACGCTTGTagagaaacaaattcaagattATCTACAAAAATTTGCCTCGTGGACATCTATAATGCTTCAATATAAGCATGAGAGAACGATAGCAAACTTAGAGCACTTTGATAAGATTGTTGGTAATGCACATAATAGCGCCGTTTTCCAGGATGCGATGCAACGTGATTTAGAAATGGAGAAAATCTGGCTTAAAGGTCAAGCTGAAAACACAAAGTTTGTCAGAGAATACAACCAGATCAAGAGTGATCTAAAGATTCGTCATATATAAAATTCTTATTTACTTCTAATTTTTATAAACCTATCTAGTATATTTAATGTCTTTTCGAGTTGATCTTCTTACCCTCGCAGCAATGGGGGAGTCATCAGCACTCAATACTGAAGACTCCTTTAAAATGTCGTCATAGccttcaaattgaagacTCTCAATAACTTTCAGGGTCTTTTTGATGTCGGGTACCTCCACGCCACTTAAAAGGATGTTACTTACTAATTCAAGAATTAACATGAACAAACTGGACAAAATTGCTAGGCAATAATTGGAAATTGTCACCCCAATGTCCAACCAACTTCCCTCTGTTTTGActaagaagaagaaattcaGAGACAAAATATCACTTATGGAAATGATTAGAGTCGAGATAGCAAATGGTGCTACCTCCAGTTTATGTGTCATAATTCCTAGACCGGTTGAGAGCAAAACGTAAGGAATAATTAGCTTTACCATCAATAAAGCTCCCATAGGGAATGGGTCAAATATTGGTAAAAGTCGATACACCGAGTCAAGAGAaaaggatgaaattgaaaccACATTTCCGGTACCAAAGAACGCaacttgaaggaagaagaaaccaatGACTGCAAGCCGTAGAAGTTGAATCCACTGGTTGTGAGACTCATTATGATCTGCACCATGCTTGGAATagatctcttctttcaaaaatccTGCCTCAATTTCGATCCATTGAACTATAGTAAGGGAGAAAAGAGCATAAAAGAAAGACTCAAACGAAATCGTCAGGATGATAAAAGTTGGTGCAAACACTAGAAAAATAATCAAACAACGCAGTCTGTAATCTTTATTTGGTCTTAGATGATGTAACAGAGGAAATCCAATCAGAGTGAAAATTAAGTTAGCCCATCCAATTACTTGGCAATCTCTTGGGAGTCCTTCTCTGGATTGTAATGATAAGACAGCTTTTTGAGTTGTATACAACGCCAACACTACCGATCCTATTTGCAATAGAACAATAGCCTTGGTGAACGTATCCTTTAACGctgttgaagttttcaaaatgtaAACGAATCCACTAATTGATAGAACCAAAATAAGGATTCCACCAGACAAAATTTGCCTCAaactttcaactttgacCGCATCAAATAGGGTAAACGATGACATGCAAATGCAGGTTATGGTCCATGCTAACAAACGTCCAACAGATATTGGGCCAACTATAGCCGGATAAAGTCCCAGAACGACAAAGATCACTGAAAATATTTGTCTGTTGAAGTATCCATATGTAATACATTCGAAAACGACAACAATAAAGCCAATGATGAGTGTTACTTTATAGGCTGGGATTCCCTTAAAGAATCTCAATAATCCATGAAACAGAACAGTGTGCCGAGCATAAATTTCATaccagaaaaaaatgggGAAGCCACCATATAGATAATACATGAGAGGAGACTTCTGGTAGAATAATAAGTAGTTAAGAGATACAGTAATACCTCCAAAAAATGCTATGCTTAAAAAGTTGTGCTCCACGGTATGATCCCTCTtaacaacaaacaaactCAAGAACACAATAAATGAGTAAGCAATCCATCCGATGAAGCCCAAAGTCACAATGGATCGAAGTAACAACCAATTGTATTTCTGTAAGTATGAAAGCCCCTCCAAGGCCAACGATGAAAGATTCTTGATAAGATCAATTGCAATTTTTTCCCCTTTTTCGTCATAATCTTTTGCTAGTTGTGAGAGAAGATCCTCAATTCGTCTCT
This window of the Komagataella phaffii GS115 chromosome 2, complete sequence genome carries:
- a CDS encoding Protein involved in glycosylphosphatidylinositol (GPI) anchor synthesis, which codes for MNRTRFALLIVGVLFHLVYLWSIFDIYFVSPLVHGMSTHKSCDHPPAKRLVLIVGDGQRADKTFGKIKHPATEEYDYLSPYLRSIVLNEGTYGISHTRMPTESRPGHVALIAGFYEDVSAVTKGWKENPVDFDSAFNQSVHTYSFGSPDILPMFADGASERDKVDTWMYGHEFEDFTQSSIELDTFVFNHVYQLFHNSTLDSALDKQIRQDGNIFFLHLLGTDTAGHAYRPYSAEYYDNIINTDKQLEKLVPKINKFFGDNDTAFIFTADHGMSDFGSHGDGHPDNTRTPLICWGAGIKKPEFLDTPNEDPEGYMNEWDLPYVKRHDVNQADISTLMSYLIGSPYAANSVGELPLEFIDDDPLNKLKGLYANSLTIVEQYLVKQLEVSQSQFTFKPFESFQQVSIEDHKRRIEDLLSQLAKDYDEKGEKIAIDLIKNLSSLALEGLSYLQKYNWLLLRSIVTLGFIGWIAYSFIVFLSLFVVKRDHTVEHNFLSIAFFGGITVSLNYLLFYQKSPLMYYLYGGFPIFFWYEIYARHTVLFHGLLRFFKGIPAYKVTLIIGFIVVVFECITYGYFNRQIFSVIFVVLGLYPAIVGPISVGRLLAWTITCICMSSFTLFDAVKVESLRQILSGGILILVLSISGFVYILKTSTALKDTFTKAIVLLQIGSVVLALYTTQKAVLSLQSREGLPRDCQVIGWANLIFTLIGFPLLHHLRPNKDYRLRCLIIFLVFAPTFIILTISFESFFYALFSLTIVQWIEIEAGFLKEEIYSKHGADHNESHNQWIQLLRLAVIGFFFLQVAFFGTGNVVSISSFSLDSVYRLLPIFDPFPMGALLMVKLIIPYVLLSTGLGIMTHKLEVAPFAISTLIISISDILSLNFFFLVKTEGSWLDIGVTISNYCLAILSSLFMLILELVSNILLSGVEVPDIKKTLKVIESLQFEGYDDILKESSVLSADDSPIAARVRRSTRKDIKYTR